The Blastomonas fulva genome contains a region encoding:
- the motA gene encoding flagellar motor stator protein MotA, translating to MFAAIGFVVLIVMVFGGFIIAGGSMGVILHALPLEMMIIGGAAAGSMLIGNSGSHLKAIGGGVMTAFKGSKYKKQDFLDCIFLVSKLMKMLRTEGPVALEPHIEDPASSPVFSEYPTLLKDSTLVHLICDSLRLVVVSSGQLDPHAVEDVVDQAIKTHHHEAIAPADGLQNLADALPALGIVAAVLGIVKTMGSIDKPPAILGEMIGSALVGTFLGIFLAYGLVGPLANRCRQVIEADGAMYHVAKQIIIASLHGHPQPLVIEAARSSLGHANQPTFADVFDGMRGR from the coding sequence ATGTTCGCTGCTATTGGCTTTGTCGTCCTGATTGTCATGGTGTTCGGCGGTTTCATTATCGCCGGGGGCAGCATGGGCGTCATCCTGCACGCCTTGCCGCTGGAAATGATGATCATCGGCGGCGCAGCTGCGGGCTCCATGCTGATCGGCAACTCCGGATCGCACCTCAAGGCCATCGGCGGCGGCGTCATGACGGCGTTCAAGGGCTCCAAATACAAGAAGCAGGATTTTCTCGACTGCATCTTCCTGGTGTCCAAGCTGATGAAGATGCTGCGCACGGAAGGCCCGGTGGCACTGGAACCGCATATCGAGGATCCGGCCAGCTCGCCGGTGTTTTCCGAATATCCCACGCTGCTCAAGGATTCGACGCTGGTCCACCTGATCTGCGATTCGCTGCGTCTGGTCGTCGTCTCGTCGGGCCAGCTCGATCCGCACGCGGTGGAGGACGTCGTCGATCAGGCGATCAAGACCCACCATCATGAAGCCATCGCACCTGCCGACGGCCTGCAGAACCTCGCCGATGCGCTGCCCGCACTGGGCATCGTCGCGGCGGTTCTCGGCATCGTCAAGACGATGGGTTCGATCGACAAGCCGCCCGCCATTCTGGGCGAGATGATCGGTTCGGCACTGGTGGGAACGTTCCTGGGGATTTTCCTGGCCTATGGCCTGGTCGGTCCGCTTGCCAACCGCTGCCGCCAGGTGATCGAGGCCGATGGCGCGATGTACCACGTTGCCAAACAGATCATCATCGCATCCTTGCACGGCCACCCGCAGCCGCTGGTCATCGAGGCCGCGCGCTCGAGCCTGGGCCATGCCAACCAGCCGACGTTCGCCGACGTGTTCGACGGCATGCGGGGTCGTTAA
- a CDS encoding rod-binding protein codes for MPASAAFPLARTSAALPLGKPAASAAGAASATASAAAGATGDARTQELRKAAESFEAVFLRQMIGAMRSATKGDTLLGSDAGNQFRDLMDSRLADDMAGKQSFGIAEMVLKQFGVDDK; via the coding sequence ATGCCCGCCTCTGCCGCGTTCCCGCTGGCCCGTACCAGCGCTGCGCTGCCGCTCGGCAAGCCCGCCGCGTCCGCTGCCGGTGCCGCATCCGCGACCGCGTCTGCTGCAGCCGGTGCGACCGGCGATGCCAGGACGCAGGAACTGCGCAAGGCTGCCGAATCGTTCGAGGCGGTGTTCCTGCGCCAGATGATCGGCGCGATGCGCAGCGCCACCAAGGGCGACACGCTGCTGGGGTCCGACGCCGGCAACCAGTTCCGCGACCTCATGGATTCGCGGCTTGCCGACGACATGGCCGGCAAGCAGAGCTTCGGTATTGCCGAGATGGTGCTCAAGCAGTTCGGGGTGGATGACAAATGA
- a CDS encoding flagellar motor protein MotB codes for MAAKRKPDPVENVRPIIVKKIIEEGHGGHHGGAWKVAYADFVTAMMAFFLLMWLLGATEEKDRKAIADYFAPTMVQLKNGSAGTNGLFGGESIVDRDSYAKRASQTGTRAITIPQDATGTNDDKGKAARSAQQAQFEQLKKEIEQRLEARKDLQKLMKNVRFTDTREGLRIDLVDEADFSMFALSTDALVPKAAELLREVAQVINGMPNPVIIRGHTDALPYASGKTMNNWMLSTARAEATRKALVVGGINPGQVARIEGVADKEPFNPQDRNDPANRRMSITLAFTGSAAGAAGASGAPLPGSSGGSTAPALPSRPVPAPVPKK; via the coding sequence ATGGCCGCCAAGCGCAAGCCCGATCCGGTCGAGAATGTTCGCCCGATCATCGTCAAGAAGATCATCGAGGAAGGCCATGGCGGCCATCACGGCGGTGCTTGGAAGGTGGCCTATGCCGACTTCGTGACCGCAATGATGGCGTTCTTCCTGCTGATGTGGCTGCTTGGCGCCACCGAGGAAAAGGACCGCAAGGCGATTGCCGACTATTTCGCGCCCACGATGGTGCAGTTGAAGAACGGCAGCGCGGGCACCAACGGCCTGTTCGGCGGCGAATCGATCGTCGATCGCGACAGCTATGCCAAGCGCGCGTCACAGACCGGCACCCGAGCGATCACCATTCCGCAGGATGCAACCGGCACCAATGACGACAAGGGCAAGGCGGCACGCAGCGCGCAGCAGGCGCAGTTCGAGCAGCTGAAGAAGGAAATCGAGCAGCGGCTAGAAGCGCGCAAGGACCTGCAGAAGCTGATGAAGAACGTCCGCTTCACCGACACGCGCGAGGGTCTGCGGATCGATCTGGTCGACGAGGCGGACTTCAGCATGTTCGCATTGTCCACCGACGCACTGGTGCCCAAGGCCGCCGAACTGCTGCGCGAGGTGGCGCAGGTCATCAACGGCATGCCCAATCCGGTGATCATCCGCGGGCACACCGATGCGCTGCCTTATGCCTCGGGCAAGACGATGAACAACTGGATGCTCTCGACCGCGCGCGCCGAGGCGACCCGCAAGGCGCTGGTGGTGGGCGGGATCAACCCCGGCCAGGTCGCGCGCATCGAGGGCGTGGCCGACAAGGAGCCGTTCAACCCGCAGGACCGCAACGATCCCGCCAACCGCCGCATGTCGATCACGCTTGCCTTTACGGGCAGCGCAGCCGGCGCGGCTGGTGCATCGGGAGCACCTCTGCCCGGAAGCTCAGGCGGATCGACCGCGCCTGCCCTGCCTTCAAGGCCGGTACCGGCACCGGTGCCGAAGAAATAG
- the flgK gene encoding flagellar hook-associated protein FlgK, giving the protein MSDLLGIGRSGLRAYARSMETVSHNIANAENPDYVRRTTLLADATVSGKLNPLYSAQTGLNGVRIDSVSRSSDEFLEAQVRQSGASRIRTETQASWMERIETNLDNAGSNVGTRLNSFFGRGEELAAAPFDSALRLTFLSEMESVVDSFRRTSRSLELTRDQVSQTADLEALTLNSALENLNEINLNITRTPVGTDAHAGLLDARDSMLAVISEKLDATVALSGNGTATVTYDGQTLAGVNIASTVTVATNADGSLGILIDGNAARSPSNGSLAGLSRAGATAQTRLTELEALARQYVDDVNAWQANGRTDAGTAGGPLLAMTGGVSTLAVTTTAIADLALASADGAPNGNLLNMPALRTADGVETRWNNFMAGHATALASIRSEAAAATALDSSARRQRDSVSRVELDREAADLIRLQQAYEASARVIQIARETLQSILSIF; this is encoded by the coding sequence ATGAGCGACCTGCTGGGCATCGGCCGTTCGGGCCTGCGAGCCTATGCGCGCTCGATGGAAACCGTGTCGCACAACATCGCGAACGCGGAGAACCCCGATTATGTCCGCCGCACCACGCTGCTTGCCGACGCAACCGTGTCGGGCAAGCTCAACCCGCTTTACAGCGCGCAGACCGGGCTCAACGGCGTGCGGATCGACAGCGTCTCACGCTCGTCGGACGAGTTTCTCGAGGCGCAGGTCCGCCAGTCGGGCGCCTCGCGCATCCGCACGGAGACCCAGGCCAGCTGGATGGAGCGGATCGAGACCAATCTCGACAATGCCGGGTCCAATGTCGGTACCCGGCTCAACAGCTTTTTCGGTCGCGGCGAGGAACTGGCCGCAGCCCCGTTCGACAGCGCGCTGAGGCTGACCTTCCTGAGCGAGATGGAATCGGTGGTCGATTCATTCCGCCGCACATCGCGGAGCCTCGAGCTGACCCGCGACCAGGTGAGCCAGACCGCGGATCTCGAAGCGCTGACGCTCAATTCGGCACTCGAGAACCTCAACGAGATCAACCTCAACATCACCCGCACCCCGGTGGGCACCGATGCGCATGCCGGACTGCTCGACGCGCGCGATTCGATGCTCGCGGTTATCAGCGAGAAGCTGGACGCCACCGTCGCGCTTTCGGGCAACGGCACCGCCACCGTGACCTATGACGGCCAGACGCTGGCCGGGGTCAACATCGCCTCCACCGTCACGGTCGCCACCAATGCCGATGGCAGCCTGGGCATCCTGATCGACGGCAACGCCGCCCGCTCGCCCAGCAACGGATCGCTCGCAGGGCTCAGCCGCGCGGGCGCGACCGCGCAGACCCGGCTGACCGAACTGGAGGCGCTTGCCCGCCAGTATGTCGACGACGTCAACGCCTGGCAGGCCAATGGCCGCACCGATGCAGGCACCGCAGGCGGTCCGCTGCTCGCGATGACCGGTGGCGTTTCGACGCTGGCAGTCACCACCACCGCGATCGCCGATCTGGCGCTGGCCAGCGCCGATGGCGCGCCCAACGGCAATCTGCTGAACATGCCGGCACTGCGCACCGCAGACGGCGTAGAGACGCGCTGGAACAATTTCATGGCAGGCCACGCCACCGCGCTCGCCTCGATCCGCAGCGAGGCCGCCGCCGCCACCGCGCTCGACAGCAGCGCGCGCAGGCAGCGCGACAGCGTGTCGCGGGTCGAGCTCGACCGCGAAGCCGCCGACCTGATCCGGCTGCAACAGGCCTATGAAGCGTCGGCCCGCGTGATCCAGATCGCGCGTGAAACGCTCCAGTCCATTCTGTCGATTTTTTGA
- a CDS encoding flagellin, which yields MVQSVNRYRAPEAVAQQIQLSQLIAKQQALVGGESRVARPSDDPKAWLEVANISQFQTNEAAWTNNLGRAETRASQAEASLNTIVSGLIRTRELLLQANSGTISPTDPESLALEVDGLASDFGDALNQRDNYGGQLFGSGPPIRVPISDGRTTVASPNLDTVREGIPVGGGATASLDEIMAATADSIRNGDGADRAAQLTALDGALNRMTQLLTQQGVVRTTLESTRDQLEQSKLSLAGRRSELSDANVTEALTRLQSLMTNLQATQAVYGQISQQNLFDYLR from the coding sequence ATGGTCCAGTCAGTGAACCGCTACCGTGCTCCCGAGGCTGTCGCCCAACAGATCCAGCTGAGCCAGCTGATCGCCAAGCAGCAGGCGCTGGTCGGCGGCGAAAGCCGGGTCGCCCGGCCGTCCGACGATCCCAAGGCATGGCTCGAAGTCGCCAACATCTCGCAGTTCCAGACCAACGAAGCGGCGTGGACCAACAACCTGGGCCGCGCCGAAACCCGCGCGAGCCAGGCCGAGGCCAGTCTCAACACCATCGTCAGCGGCCTGATCCGCACGCGCGAGCTGCTGCTCCAGGCCAATTCGGGCACGATCTCTCCCACCGATCCGGAATCGCTGGCGCTGGAAGTGGACGGGCTTGCCTCGGACTTCGGTGATGCGCTCAACCAGCGCGACAATTATGGCGGCCAGCTGTTCGGCAGCGGTCCGCCGATCCGTGTGCCGATCAGCGACGGGCGCACCACGGTGGCGTCCCCCAATCTGGATACGGTGCGCGAGGGAATTCCCGTGGGCGGCGGGGCGACAGCCTCGCTCGACGAGATCATGGCCGCGACCGCGGATTCGATCCGCAACGGCGATGGCGCGGATCGCGCCGCGCAGCTCACTGCGCTCGATGGCGCGCTCAACCGCATGACCCAGCTGCTCACTCAGCAGGGCGTAGTCCGCACCACGCTGGAATCGACCCGCGACCAGCTCGAACAGAGCAAATTGTCGCTTGCCGGGCGCCGATCGGAGCTTTCGGATGCCAATGTCACCGAAGCTTTGACCCGGCTGCAGTCGCTGATGACCAATCTGCAGGCAACCCAGGCGGTTTACGGCCAGATATCGCAACAGAACCTGTTCGATTATCTCCGTTAA